A section of the Cryobacterium soli genome encodes:
- a CDS encoding FAD-dependent monooxygenase, with protein sequence MTGFDTDVLVVGAGTTGLTLALQAHDHGARVRIVERRPEPFRPSRAMVMHPRTLELLRPLGVTDALLGRGDTSPSVRLHLGSREVLVSVDRFDLPGTAFPHLLLIRQADVEAVLAAALAERGVLVERGTEVVRVARLGGGGARAVLRGDDRPEQEVRCRYLAGCDGPASLVRRSVGGWLGGDYAQEVVLADLELEASASLEPGVAQVVVGRRGLVFLFNIGERAGWRMLATRPAGADRQPFGQPGPTVPATALQSLLDAAGLPARIASVAWSAQVRLQHRLASRFSRGPLFLAGDAAHAHSPAGAQGMNAGIHDAVNLGWKLALASSAGSAGSLAGLPGSALLDSYAAERRRADAAVLRLTHAIYWAEASLNPVAQLARGVLVPLAAPLVPWLLRRRRLTAAVVRTLAQFRLRYRHSPLSVEVQASLVPVRGGLARRGLRPGSRVADTLVRCEGRRVRLHELLAGPGVHILLQADARPVPERLLGALTHAYRLDDRPGTGMLVVRPDGYVALRAPVVDEPNLAAWLRMVGLLVG encoded by the coding sequence ATGACCGGTTTCGACACGGATGTGCTCGTGGTGGGCGCCGGCACCACGGGGCTCACCCTGGCGTTGCAGGCGCACGACCACGGTGCCCGGGTGCGAATCGTGGAGCGCCGCCCGGAGCCGTTCCGGCCGTCACGGGCGATGGTGATGCATCCGCGCACGCTGGAGCTGCTGCGTCCGCTGGGGGTGACGGATGCCCTGCTCGGCCGCGGCGACACGTCCCCGTCCGTGCGGCTGCACCTGGGCTCGCGCGAGGTCCTGGTGTCGGTGGACCGGTTCGACCTGCCGGGCACGGCCTTCCCGCACCTGCTGCTGATCCGGCAGGCGGATGTGGAGGCGGTGCTGGCCGCGGCGCTCGCCGAGCGGGGCGTACTCGTGGAGCGCGGCACCGAGGTGGTGCGGGTGGCCCGGTTGGGCGGCGGCGGTGCGCGGGCCGTGCTGCGCGGGGATGACCGGCCCGAGCAGGAGGTGCGCTGCCGGTACCTGGCCGGCTGCGACGGACCGGCCAGTCTGGTGCGCCGGTCGGTGGGCGGTTGGCTGGGCGGCGACTACGCACAGGAGGTGGTGCTGGCCGACCTGGAACTGGAAGCATCCGCGTCGCTCGAGCCGGGGGTGGCGCAGGTGGTCGTTGGGCGGCGCGGCCTGGTCTTCCTGTTCAACATCGGGGAGCGGGCCGGCTGGCGCATGCTCGCCACCCGCCCCGCCGGCGCGGACCGGCAGCCGTTCGGCCAGCCGGGACCGACGGTGCCGGCCACGGCCCTGCAGAGCCTGCTCGACGCGGCCGGACTGCCGGCACGGATCGCGTCCGTGGCCTGGTCCGCCCAGGTGCGGCTGCAACACCGCCTCGCCAGCCGGTTCAGCCGCGGGCCTCTGTTCCTGGCCGGCGACGCCGCTCACGCGCACTCGCCGGCGGGAGCGCAGGGCATGAACGCGGGCATCCACGACGCCGTCAACCTCGGCTGGAAACTGGCGCTCGCCTCCAGTGCCGGCTCGGCCGGATCCCTGGCCGGCCTGCCCGGCTCCGCGCTGCTGGATTCGTACGCCGCGGAGCGCCGCCGCGCGGATGCCGCTGTGCTGCGCCTGACACACGCCATCTATTGGGCGGAGGCGAGCCTCAATCCGGTGGCCCAGCTGGCCCGCGGAGTGCTCGTGCCGCTGGCTGCACCGCTGGTGCCCTGGCTGCTTCGGCGCCGCCGGCTCACCGCTGCGGTGGTGCGCACGCTGGCCCAGTTCCGGCTGCGGTACCGGCACAGTCCGCTGTCGGTGGAGGTGCAGGCCTCGCTGGTGCCGGTGCGCGGCGGGCTGGCCCGGCGCGGGCTGCGGCCCGGGTCACGCGTGGCCGACACCCTGGTGCGCTGCGAGGGCCGCCGCGTGCGGTTACACGAGCTGCTTGCGGGGCCGGGGGTGCATATTCTGCTGCAGGCGGATGCCCGCCCGGTGCCGGAGCGTCTGCTCGGTGCGCTGACGCACGCCTACCGGCTCGACGACCGGCCGGGCACCGGCATGCTCGTCGTGCGACCTGACGGATACGTGGCGCTGCGTGCGCCCGTTGTCGACGAGCCGAACCTGGCCGCGTGGTTGCGGATGGTGGGCCTGCTCGTCGGCTGA
- a CDS encoding nitroreductase/quinone reductase family protein, with product MSTTHVRQGGYLPPSPFLQHVVNPVARTLGAPTLIVRGRTSGREIGTPVAPFDIEGDRYVIAGRGETQWVRNLRVAGRCELRIRWRRYPYRATELRGDEHARIAAAYLKRLGRRADAFLAELPDVADHPIFRLDPCALVFAPAEH from the coding sequence GTGAGCACCACCCACGTTCGTCAGGGCGGCTACCTACCGCCCAGCCCGTTCCTGCAGCACGTCGTCAACCCTGTCGCGCGCACCCTCGGCGCACCCACGCTCATCGTGCGCGGCCGCACCAGCGGACGCGAGATCGGCACCCCCGTCGCCCCGTTCGACATCGAGGGCGACCGCTACGTGATCGCCGGCCGCGGGGAAACCCAGTGGGTGCGCAACCTCCGTGTCGCCGGACGCTGCGAGCTGCGTATCCGCTGGCGCCGGTACCCGTACCGGGCCACGGAACTGCGCGGCGACGAACATGCCCGGATCGCGGCTGCATACCTCAAGCGGCTCGGCCGGCGGGCCGACGCCTTCCTCGCCGAGCTGCCGGACGTGGCGGACCATCCGATCTTCCGGCTCGACCCGTGCGCCCTGGTCTTCGCACCGGCCGAGCACTGA
- a CDS encoding MFS transporter, with translation MTPPARSSIRPAVEVRRARVAVAVLFFTNGALFANLIPRYPAIKSELGLSNAEFGLAVAAFPLGALIAGLAAGMLIRRFRSSRVAIASTILTSVGLIVAGIAPSWIALAAGIFLAGAMDSITDVAQNSHGLRVQRLYKRSILNSFHAVWSIGAVTGGLLGAAAAQLDVPRGTHLVVSAVTFSLFALYTYRFLLAGPEPLEPEAAAPIATTVPTRSPARLGKWLVLGALVVIAASGAVVEDAGASWSAIYLTDTLETSALVAGLGFIALQGMQFIGRMLGDSLVDRFGQRAVARAGGAIVFLGMGSALAFPSIPGTIVGFGLAGLGVATLIPAAMHAADELPGFRAGTGLTIVAWLLRLGFLVSPPIVGAIADLTTLRYGLLVVPLAGLLVVLFAPVLATRVRPGAADVTPSDEPELTSAS, from the coding sequence ATGACGCCTCCCGCTCGCTCCAGCATCCGCCCCGCCGTGGAGGTGCGCCGTGCGCGCGTAGCCGTCGCTGTTTTGTTCTTCACCAACGGCGCGCTGTTCGCGAACCTGATCCCCCGGTATCCCGCGATCAAGTCGGAGCTGGGCCTGAGCAACGCCGAGTTCGGGCTGGCCGTCGCGGCGTTCCCGCTGGGAGCCCTCATCGCCGGACTCGCCGCGGGCATGCTCATCCGCCGGTTCCGCTCGTCCCGGGTGGCCATCGCCTCCACCATCCTCACCTCGGTAGGGCTGATCGTGGCGGGTATCGCGCCGAGCTGGATCGCGCTGGCGGCCGGCATCTTCCTCGCCGGCGCCATGGACTCCATCACCGACGTGGCCCAGAACTCGCACGGACTGCGCGTGCAGCGGCTGTACAAGAGGAGCATCCTCAACTCCTTCCACGCGGTGTGGAGCATCGGCGCCGTCACGGGCGGTCTGCTCGGCGCCGCGGCGGCCCAGCTCGACGTTCCGCGCGGCACCCACCTCGTGGTCTCGGCGGTCACGTTCAGCCTGTTCGCGCTCTACACCTACCGGTTCCTGCTGGCCGGCCCAGAGCCGCTTGAACCCGAGGCCGCCGCGCCGATCGCCACCACGGTACCCACCCGCTCCCCCGCCCGGTTGGGCAAGTGGCTGGTGCTCGGGGCCCTCGTGGTGATCGCCGCGTCGGGCGCCGTCGTGGAAGACGCCGGGGCCTCGTGGTCGGCCATCTACCTCACCGACACGCTCGAGACATCCGCTCTGGTGGCCGGACTGGGCTTCATCGCACTGCAGGGCATGCAGTTCATCGGCCGGATGCTCGGCGACTCTCTGGTCGACAGGTTCGGCCAGCGCGCCGTGGCCCGCGCCGGCGGCGCCATCGTCTTTCTCGGCATGGGCAGCGCCCTCGCGTTCCCGTCCATCCCGGGCACCATCGTGGGCTTCGGCCTCGCCGGGCTGGGCGTGGCCACGCTGATCCCCGCGGCCATGCACGCGGCCGACGAGTTGCCCGGCTTCCGCGCCGGCACCGGGCTCACCATCGTCGCGTGGCTGCTGCGGCTCGGCTTCCTGGTGTCGCCGCCCATCGTGGGCGCCATCGCCGACCTCACCACGCTGCGCTACGGGCTCCTCGTGGTTCCGCTGGCGGGGCTTCTCGTGGTGTTGTTCGCACCGGTGCTGGCCACCCGCGTGCGGCCGGGCGCGGCGGATGTGACGCCCTCCGACGAACCGGAACTCACCTCAGCGAGCTGA
- a CDS encoding acetoin reductase codes for MTVTNKVALVTGAGQGIGRGIALRLAQDGFDIAVADLAVQAEKAAGVITEIEALGRAAVFVSVDVSQRDDVFAAVDAAAQRLGGFDVIVNNAGIAQVTPLSEITEDELDSIFRINVNSVIWGIQAAVAKFDELGHPGKIINAASIASIQGFPILGAYSASKFAVRGITQVAAQELAPKKITVNAYAPGIVGTGMWDLIDEKLSAINGKPRGQNLKENVDGIALGRIETPEDVAKVVSFFAGPDSDYVTGQVLLVDGGMLYN; via the coding sequence ATGACCGTCACCAACAAAGTCGCACTCGTCACCGGAGCCGGCCAGGGCATCGGACGCGGCATCGCTCTGAGGCTCGCCCAGGACGGCTTCGATATCGCCGTGGCCGACCTCGCGGTGCAGGCCGAGAAGGCCGCGGGCGTCATCACAGAGATCGAGGCGTTGGGCCGCGCTGCGGTGTTCGTCAGCGTGGATGTCTCCCAGCGCGACGACGTCTTCGCCGCCGTCGACGCCGCGGCACAGCGCCTGGGCGGGTTCGACGTGATCGTCAACAACGCCGGCATCGCCCAAGTCACTCCGTTGTCGGAGATCACCGAAGACGAGCTCGACTCGATCTTCCGGATCAACGTGAACAGCGTGATCTGGGGCATCCAGGCCGCCGTGGCCAAGTTCGACGAGCTGGGACACCCCGGCAAGATCATCAACGCGGCGTCGATCGCGTCCATCCAGGGATTCCCGATCCTCGGTGCGTACTCGGCGTCCAAGTTCGCCGTGCGCGGCATCACCCAGGTCGCCGCACAAGAGCTGGCGCCGAAGAAGATCACCGTCAACGCCTACGCGCCCGGAATCGTCGGTACGGGGATGTGGGACCTCATCGATGAGAAGCTCAGCGCGATCAATGGCAAGCCCCGTGGACAGAACCTCAAGGAGAACGTCGACGGCATCGCCCTCGGGCGTATCGAAACCCCGGAAGACGTGGCCAAGGTGGTGTCATTCTTCGCCGGGCCCGACTCCGATTACGTCACCGGGCAGGTGCTGCTGGTCGACGGCGGCATGCTCTATAACTGA
- a CDS encoding glutaredoxin domain-containing protein, whose product MTTPATPAAADLTMFGAEWCKDCRRSKKLLDGLGVAYDYVDLETVEDGADRARAISGRTQIPVLVFADNSHMVEPSDADVRAKLLALGTI is encoded by the coding sequence ATGACCACACCCGCAACGCCCGCCGCCGCTGACTTGACCATGTTCGGCGCCGAGTGGTGCAAGGACTGCCGCCGCTCCAAGAAGCTACTCGACGGCCTGGGCGTGGCCTACGACTACGTGGACCTGGAGACCGTCGAGGACGGCGCCGACCGGGCCCGCGCCATCAGCGGCCGCACCCAGATTCCTGTGCTCGTGTTCGCCGACAACAGCCACATGGTCGAGCCCAGCGACGCGGATGTGCGCGCCAAACTCCTCGCGCTCGGCACGATCTAG